Sequence from the Mycobacterium florentinum genome:
CGGCCAGTCCGGGCGGGACACTTCCAGCGCCGGCAGCGTGGCGATCAGCCGTCGCAGCGGCCCGAGATCGCGCGCCGGCAGGCCGATCTCGGCCCGGGATGCCTCGCGCTGCTGCAGGCCCGCGCGCACCGACCGTGCCGTCAGCGCCCGCATCGTGGCATCGCGCAGCCGGCCGCGAATCCCGGTACCGGGCGCCAGCCCGCTGCCGATCGGTGGCAGCCCTTTGGACGGCAGGTACAGCGGATGCGGGTTGAGCTCTATCCACGGGATGCCGAGCAGCTCGGCGGCCATGCCGCCGCCGGCGGTGATGACGTCGGACACCACCAGGTCGGGCGCCAGCTCGCGCAGCGCCGGCACATTGAGCACCGCCATCCGGGCCGCGCGCCGGTGGATCCGGGCCCCGGCGTCGAGGTCTTCGTCGGTCGCGGTGAGCCCGTCCAGCCCGACAGCGGCGATGCCGGCGTCGCGGGCGGCCTGGATCCACTCCGCGCCGGTGAACAGGGTGGGCTCGTCGCCCGCGTCCCGGAAGCGCTGGCACAGCGCGAGCGCGGGAAACGCGTGCCCGGGATCCGGCCCGGCGACCACGGCGACTCGCACCGCCTTACCCTGCCACAGTGCCCGGGCAGCACGCGCCTACGCTGGCACCATGACCGAGGTGACTGGGACAGCCGTCGCGAACACGCGCACGGTCGAGACTTTTCTGAACGCCTTGATGGACGCGGACTACGAAACCGCGGATGCCTCGCTGGACGACAACCTCGTCTACGAGAACGTCGGATTGCCGACGATCCACGGCCGCGCGGCAGCGATGAAGCTGTTCCGCCGCATGGACGGCCGCGCGGGATTCGAGGTCAAGTTCCACCGCATTGCCGCCGACGGCGCCACGGTGCTCACCGAACGCACCGACGCGCTGATCTTGGGCCCGCTGCGCCTGCAGTTCTGGGTGTGCGGCGTGTTCGAGGTGCACAACGGACGAATCACGTTGTGGCGGGACTACTTCGACTTCTTCGACATGACCAAGGCGTTGCTGCGCGGCGTGGCCGCGCTGGCGATTCCGTCGCTCAAAGCCTCGTTCTGACGTCAGCGTTCGCCGGGGCTGCCCGACGGACCGACTTTCGAAATCGATATCGCATCTGCGGATCGCCTCATGGTCCGTCCACGTGACGCGTGTGGCCGATGGTGGCGGACCGGTTACCCAACCCCTAGCGGCGCGGCAGTCCGCCGAGTTCGTCGAACGCCTGAGCCCAACCGGTCAGCCGGTCGGTAGCCTCGACCAGTTCGGCCCGGTAACGCTCGTGCGCGTCCGCTAACCCATCACCGTTTGCTGAAGAAACCAATTGCGCTACGGCGGTGACCATTTCGTTGTACTGCCGCACGCCCGCACTCAGCTGTGCGGTGAACGCGTTGATGGTGGGCACCAGATACGCGCGCGACGATTCCGAGTGGTGCGCCGCGCGCTCCATCGACAGCACTTCCGCGGCAGTGGATGCCATCGCCGCCGACGTCTTGTTCGCCGCAGCGGTCAGGTCGCTGATCTCGTCGGCCGGCAGCATGGCGCCGCGCTCGATGACACCCAGCAGCGAGAAGAACCCGCGCTCGGACGCCCCGAGCGCATACATCGCGGGCCGCGCCGCCGAACCCGGTGGCGGCAGTCGTCGGGCGTTGACGGGTCGGCTGGCCGGCAGCGGCTCGGCCTTGAGCCAGTGGTAGCGGAAGAACAGCAGCGTCGCGGGAATCACCTGGATCACCGCGATCCCGCCGGTGATCTGCAGCAGCAGCACGAACCAGCCCCACCACGCCAGCACGGCCGTGACCAAACCCCAGAACACGCTGCCGACGGTGAAGATCCAGGCCCAGCGCAGTGCCCGACGACGACGGCGCAGCAGCCGGGCCCGCGGATCGGCGGCCGCGCTGATCTTCTGGGCGACGAAGCCGGACAAATCGGCCGCGGTGTCCAGCCCGCGCTGCAGCACTGCCCGCCAAGCGCCGCGCTGCGTTGCCTTCACCGCCATGTCACGCCGGCCGTCGAGCTACTGACCAAAGGGTTTCTCGGCGATTTGTTCCTCGGCCGGGGTGGCCGGGGTGGCGCCGGGGGCCGCGGGTGTTCCGCCCGTCGGCAGGGCCTCGCCGCGCATCGACGCGCGGATTTGCTCGAGCCGGGAATGACCCGCCATCTCGACGCTGGCCTGCTGCACCTCGAGCATGCGGCCCTGCACCGAATTCTGGGCGAGCTCGGCAGAGCCGACCGCATTGGCGTAGCGGCGTTCGATCTTGTCGCGCACCTCGTCGAGGCTCGGCGTGTTGCCCGGCGCGGCGATCTCGCTCATCGACCGCAGCGACGCGCTGACCTGCTCCTGCATCTTCGCCTGCTCGAGCTGGCTGAGCAGCTTGGTGCGCTCGGCGATCTTCTGCTGCAACACCATGGCGTTGCGTTCGACGGCCTTCTTGGCCTGCGCCGCCGCGCCCAGGGCCTGGTCGTGCAGTGTCTTGAGGTCTTCGACGCTCTGCTCGGCGGTGACCAGCTGGGCCGCGAACGCCTCGGCGGCGTTGGTGTACTCGGTGGCCTTGGCGGCGTCCCCGCCGGCGGTGGCCTGGTCGGCCAGCGTCAGCGCCTGGCGCACGTTGACCTGGAGCTTCTCGATGTCGGCCAGCTGCCGGTTGAGCCGCATCTCCAGCTGACGCTGGTTGCCGATCACCTGCGCCGCCTGCTGGGTCAGCGCTTGATGCGTGCGCTGGGCTTCCTCGATGGCCTGCTGGATCTGGATCTTGGGGTCGGCGTGCTCGTCAATTTTCGCGTTGAACAGCGCCATGACGTATTTCCACGCTTTGACGAACGGATTGGCCATGAGTTAGCTCCGCCTTCGCTTCTGGGTGCCGGTTGGCTTGTCGCTCAATTTATCGGGTCGGCGCCGATCGCCCCACCCCTGGCTGCGCCGCGCGTCCGCCACCCAGCCACTGTGCGCGCTCAGACCGCGGCGAGCGATGCCACCGGCGGGATGACGACTTTGGTGCTCGCGTCGATGGTGGTCGTGCTGACCTCCGCGTTCGGCACGCGCTGCGCCCAGCGCTCCTCGCTCGCCATTCGCTCACCGGCGTCGGTGAGCACCGTCGACAGCGGGACCTCCAACGCGTCGCAGATCGCGTTCAGCAGCTCGCTGGAGGCCTCTTTGCGGCCGCGTTCCACCTCCGAGAGATAACCGAGGCTCACCCGCGCGGTGTCCGATACCTCGCGCAGCGTCCGGCCCTGTTCCGTTCGGGCCAGGCGCAGCACCTCGCCGATGACCTCGCGCACCAATGGCGACATCTCGCTCTCCTTCGTCTCCAGAGCAAAGCTGCTACATCTGGTCAACGCCGGCAGCGGCCGTCTAGGTTCCCGTCCGCCGCACTTCCCTGACGGTCGAGGCCACGTAGTCGATTCCGGTGACCAGGGTCAGCACGATCGCGACGGCCATCACCACCGACGCCGCCACCAGGAACGGCCCCGACAGCGGCAGCACGAACAGCCCGATGGCCACCGCCTGGACAAAAGTTTTCAGTTTGCCGCCCCAGCTGGCCGGGATCACGCCGCGGCGAATGACGGCCAGCCGCAACACCGTCACCCCGATCTCGCGGATCAGGATCAGCACGGTCACCCACCAGGGCAGATCGCCCAGCATCGACAGTCCGACCAACGCCGACCCGATCAGCATCTTGTCGGCGATCGGATCGACGAACGCGCCGAATTCGGTCGCCATGCCGTAGTTGCGGGCGAGCAGGCCGTCCAGCCGGTCGGTGATGCACGCCACCGCGAACACCACGAACGCCACGATCCGCGCCGCGGTTTCGTGACCGCTCCCGGCGAACAATGCGAGCAGGAAGATCGGAACCAGCATCAGCCGCAAGAGCGTGAGGACATTGGCCAGGTTGGCGATGCTGACGCGTGGCGCCACCGGTCCCGTCTGCGGCTGCCCCGACACGGCATCAGAATAGCGGTTGACCAGCACAGCCGCCCCAGATGTCAATACTGTTACCCGTGACCGAACGTTCTCGGGATAGCCAGAAGGTCGTCGTCCGGCGCGCGCGAACATCCGACGTCCCCGCGATCAAGCACCTCGTCGACACCTATGCGGGCAAGATCCTGCTGGAAAAAGCCCTGGTGACGCTGTACGAGGCCGTCCAGGAGTTCTGGGTGGCCGAGCTCGACGGCAGGGTGGTCGGCTGCGGTGCGTTGCACGTGTTCTGGTCGGATCTCGGCGAGATCCGCACCGTCGCGGTCGACCCGGTGGTGACGGGCCACGGTGTCGGCCACGCGATCGTCACGCGGCTCGTCGACGCCGCCCGCGAGCTGCAGCTGCAGCGGATCTTCGTGCTGACCTTCGAAACCGAGTTCTTCGGCCGGCACGGATTCACCGAGATCGAGGGCACGCCGGTCACCGCCGAGGTGTTCGAGGAGATGTGCCGCTCCTACGACATCGGGGTGGCCGAGTTCCTGGACCTGAGCTACGTCAAGCCGAACATCCTGGGCAACACCCGGATGCTGCTGCTGCTCTAGTCGGGCCACCCGCCGAGCGTGCTCTGGTGGCGGAAATTCCGCCGAAAACCCGCCCTGAGAGCACGTTCGGCGACGATCTGGGCTGCCGCTCTAGTCGGCGTCTTACTCCTCTGGGAGGTCGGATCCGTCGGCGTTGGCGCCACCGCGGATCAGCGCCAGCGTTCCGGCCAGCTCGTCGGGCTTGACCAGCACCTCGCGCGCCTTGGATCCCTCGGACGGCCCGACGATGCCGCGGGTCTCCATCAGGTCCATCAGCCGGCCGGCCTTGGCGAAGCCGACGCGCAGCTTGCGCTGCAGCATCGAGGTGGAGCCGAACTGGCTGGACACCACCAGCTCGACGGCCTGCAGGAAGACGTCCATGTCGTCGCCGATGTCGGGGTCGACGTCGGTGCGCTCGGCGGTGGGCTTGGCGGTGGTGACGCCCTCGGTGTATTCGGGTTCGGCCTGGTCCTTGCAGGCGGTGACGACGGCGTGGATCTCGTCGTCGGTGATGAAGGCACCCTGCAGCCGGACGGTCTTGTTGGCGCCCATCGGCAGGAACAGGGCGTCGCCCATGCCGATCAGCTTCTCGGCACCCTGCTGGTCCAGGATCACCCGGCTGTCGGTCAGCGACGACGTCGCGAACGCCAGCCGCGAGGGCACATTCGTCTTGATCAGCCCGGTGACCACGTCGACGGACGGGCGCTGGGTGGCCAGCACCAGGTGGATGCCGGCGGCGCGGGCCTTCTGGGTGATCCGCACGATCGCGTCCTCGACGTCGCGCGGCGCGGTCATCATCAGGTCGGCCAGCTCGTCGACGATCGCGACCACGTACGGGTAGGGCCGGTATTCGCGCTGGCTGCCCAGCGGCGCGGTGATGGCGCCGGATCGCACCTTGGTGTTGAAGTCGTCGATGTGCCGCACCCGGGAGGCCTGCATGTCCTGGTAGCGCTGCTCCATCTCCTCGACCAGCCAGGCCAGCGCGGCGGCCGCCTTCTTCGGCTGGGTGATGATCGGCGTGATCAGATGCGGAATGCCTTCGTACGGCGTGAGTTCTACCATCTTCGGGTCGATCAGGATCATCCTGACCTCTTCCGGGGTGGCCCGGGTCAGCAGCGACACCAGCATGGAGTTGACGAAGCTGGACTTACCGGATCCGGTGGAGCCGGCCACCAGCAGGTGCGGCATCTTGGCGAGGTTGGCCGAGATCATCTCGCCCTCGATGTCCTTGCCGAGCCCGATGATCAGCGGGTGGTGGTCCCGGCGGGTCGACGGGTCGGTGAGCACGTCGGCCAGCCGCACCATTTCGCGGTCGGTGTTGGGCACCTCGATACCGACGGCGGACTTGCCGGGGATCGGGGCCAGCATCCGGACGCTCTCGGTGGCCACGGCATAGGCGATGTTCTTCTGCAGCGCCGTGATCTTCTCGACCTTGACGCCCGGTCCCAGCTCCACCTCGTAGCGGGTGACGGTGGGACCGCGGGTGCAGCCGGTGACGGCCGCGTCGACCTTGAACTGGGTCAGCACCTCACCGATGGCCTCGGCCATCTGGGTGTTGGCCGCGCTGCGCTTCTTGGGTGGGTCGCCGGGGACGAGCAGGTCCATCGACGGCAGCGCGTAGGGGCCTTCGACGACCCGGTCGACCACCGGGGTGTCCGGCTTCTTGACGGCACGACGGCGGGTCTTCGCGATCGCGGGTTCGGGAACGGTGGGCGTCTCGTCCGGCAGCGGGTCGTCGAGAACGACGGGGGTCTTGTCGGCCGCCGGCCACGCCTGCGGCTCCTTATCCGGCGCGGCCTGGTCGTAGTACCCGTCGGAAAAGTCTTCGCGCGCTTCGTCATCGGCGTATTCGTAGTCGTCCTCGTCGGCGTAGAGCTCGTCGACGAACGGGGTGCCGAACAGGGCGCGCATCATTTCGGGCAGCTCGCGGATGGTGGTGCCGGTCAGTAGCAGCAGCCCGAACATCGCGCCGATGAACAACAGTGGCGCGGCGATCCAGGGCGTCAACCCGTCGGCCAGTGGGCCGCCGATCGCAAAGCCGATGAATCCTGCTGCGCGACGGCGTAATTCGGGGTCTCCCGGTGAACCCGACCACAGGTGGCGCAGACCGAGCAGCGAAAAGCTGATCATGCTCGCGCCCAGGATCAGCCGCGGCCGCGCCTCGGGATTGGGTTGAGTGCGCATCAGCACCACCGCCACCGCACCGAGTACGGCCGGCAGCGCCAGGACACCGGCCCCGATGAACGTGCGCAGCACCGCGTCGACCCACGCGCCGATCGGCCGCGCGGCATCGAACCACGAGCTCGCGGCAACCACGACGGCAAGCGCGAGCAACACCAGCGCGACCCCGTCGCGGCGGTGCCCGGGCTCGATGTCACGGGCCCGCCCGATCGACCGTGCCGCGCCGCCGGTACCCCGTGCCGCCATCAGCCAGGTGGCCCGCATCGCCCGCCCGCCGGTTATGCCGGCGGCGACGAGCAGGGACCGGTGGCGCCGTTTGGCCCGCCTGCTCGCCTTCTTGCGGGCGGGTGCCGGTCGCGCACTTCGAGACCCGCTAGACCGCGAAGTGGCCTTTGACCTGCTCGTTCGGGTTCCGGAGCGGGCAGCGGTCTTACTAGCCATGGGCTCTAGCCTAGTCGCACTAGCCCCATAATCACCATCTGCCACACGGGTCACAAAAGTGTGTCAATTCGGTCATCAGCGCGCCTCGGCGGGGCCCGAAACGGCCCGTCGGCCGCGGCAGGAGTGCCGGCAGCCACGATTCGCGCGTGAGTAGGGTGACAAACATCCCGCCGCCACCCCTCAAGGAGCTCCGCATGCCCGTCGTCGTCGTCGCCACTTTGACCGTCAAACCCGAGTCGGTCGACATCGTCCGCGACATCCTCACCGCCGCGGTCGAAGAAGTTCACGAAGAGCCGGGCTGCCAGCTTTACTCGGTGCAACAGAGCGGCGAAACGTTCGTCTTCATCGAGCAGTGGGCCGACGAAGAGGCGCTCAAGGTGCACAGCACGGCGCCCGCGATCGGCAAGCTGTTCGCTGCGGCCGGTGAGCACCTGTCCGGCGCGCCGGACATCAAGACGCTGCAGCCCATCCCCGCGGGCGACCCGGACAAGGGACAACTGCGCAAGTGACTGCGCGCGGCCCGGAAGGGCCACTGAAGGGAAAAGTCGCGCTGATCACCGGTGCGGGCCGCGGCCAGGGCCGCGCCCACGCGGTTCGGCTGGCCGGCGACGGCGCCGATGTGATCGCCATCGACATCTGTGCGCCGATCGCCAGCGTCCCCTATGCCCTGGCCACGCCCGAGGACCTGGCGGCCACCGTCAAACTCGTCGAGGACACCGGCGCCCGCATCGTGGCCGCACAGGCCGACGTGCGTGATCGCGAGTCGCTGACGGCCGCGGTGCAGGCCGGCATCGACGAGCTCGGCCGGCTCGACATCGTGGTGGCCAACGCCGGCATCGCCCCGATGCAATCCGGTGACGACGGCTGGCGCGACGTGATCGACGTCAACCTCACCGGCGTCTACAACACGATCAAGGCCGCGATACCCACCATGGTCAAGCAGGGCGACGGTGGGTCGATCGTGCTGATCAGTTCGGCCGCGGGCCTGGCCGGTGTCGGCAGCCCGGACGCCGGGTCGGTCGGCTACGCCGCGGCCAAGCACGGCGTGGTCGGGTTGATGCGGATTTATGCGAATCTGCTTGCCCAGCAAATGATCCGAGTCAACTCGATCCACCCCTCCGGGGTGGAGACGCCGATGATCAACAACGAGTTCACCCGGGAATGGCTGGCCAAGATGGCCGCCGCGACCGACACGCCGGGGGCGATGGGCAACGCGATGCCGGTGGAGACGCTGGACGCCGAGGACATCGCCAATGCGGTGGCGTGGCTGGTCTCCGACCAGGCGCGCTACATCACCGGCGTGACCCTGCCGGTCGACGCGGGCTTTTTGAACAAGTAGCTGCCATGGCGCGAAACCCCGCTGCACAGACCGCTTTTGGCCCGATGGTGCTGGCCGCCGTCGAGCAGAACGAACCGGCCGGGCGCCGCCTGGTCGACGACGACCTCGCGGACCTCTTCCTGCCGGCCCCGCTGCGCTGGCTGGTCGCCACTACCCGGGCGGCGCCGATCCGGCGCCTGATGATCCGCGGATCGGAATGGGCCGGCCCCGGACTGTGGGCAAACCTGGCCTGCCGCAAGCGCTTCATCGCCGACAAGATCACCGAATCGCTCGACGACATCAAAGCGGTGGTGATCCTCGGCGCCGGACTCGACACCCGCGCCTACCTGCTGAACCGGCAGGTCCGCATGCCGGTCTTCGAAGTGGATCTGCCGGTCAACATCGCCCGCAAGGCCCAGGCGGTACGAAGGGTGCTGGGGGGTCCACCCCTCTCGGTTCGATTGGTGGCCTTGGATTTCGAGCGCGACGACCTGCTCACCGCGCTGGCCGAGCACGGCTATCACACCGATTACCGGGCCTTCTTCGTCTGCGAAGGCGTCACGCAGTACCTCACCGAAGACGGCGTGCGGCGAACACTCGACGGCCTGCGTGCGGCCGCGCCGGGCAGCCGGCTGGTGTTCACCTACGTCCGCCGCGACTTCATCGACGGGACCAATCTGTATAGCACCCGCACGTTGTATCGCAAAGTCCGCAAGCGCCAACAACTTTGGCATTTCGGCATCGAGCCCGACGAGGTCGCCGACTTCATCGCCGAGTACGGTTGGCGGCTGGTCGAGCAAGCCGGACCGGATGAACTGGTCGCGCGTTACGTCGAGCCCACCGGCCGCAAACTCAAAGCGTCGCAACTGGAATGGTCGGCCTACGCCGAGAAGACGTAACGCGTCGTTGATCAGCGATCCAGGAGCTGTCGGTCGATGTTCTCGCTCGCTTCGCCGTCGGCGCTTCCATAGACGGTTTTCGCCGTGCGCAGCTTGCCGGCCAGATCGGTCGACGCCTTGCTCACGGCATCGGCGGTCTTTTTCCGCGCGGCCGCAGCCCTGGTGAAAGCCACATTGGATGCCCCGCTGATGATGCCGTGGGTGACCCAGGTGGCGACTTCCACATTGGAGCCCGCCGATGCCGCGGTCGTGGCCTGGGTGGCCGCCTGGTCTTGTTTCTTCGCCAACGTGTCGAGGTGTTCGGGTGTGACGGCTAGGTCAGCCATGACTACTTCTCCTTAAGTCTTGTTTTGCTGGATCACACTGTGGTCGGCCGCTGGGCTGGTTCATCGCGCGTTACCTCGACCTCGATGGGTGCGGGCCCGACCGGGCTCGCACCCGCGGCGGCGTAACCCGCGCCCGCGGCTTCTTCGGTGAGGAGCTCGGGCATCACCGGCTCGCGCTCCTGCGCGACCATGCCGGCGATATCCGCCAGCTGCATCTTGGCCTGGTTGACCAGGCTTTCGGGCTTGGATACCCGGCTGGACAAGCTGGTGGTCTGTCCCGACATTGCGGCCGCCTGAACCAGCGTGGGCATGGTGCCCGTCGGCGTGGACACCGACGCGTAGTCCGGTGCGGCGGCCGCCGCGGGTGCCGCTGCGGGTGCCGCGGGTGCTGGGGCGCCGCCGGGACCGGCCGCGCCCAGCGAAACGTCTGGGCGCCCGCGTTGCTCCACGCGCTCGTCGGCCGCCGGCGGCGACGCGGTCGGCCCGCCGGCACTGACGGGCGTGTCGGACAGGCGGGCCGAGACGGCCTCGAAGCTCGACACCGTCGACCCGCCCAACGCGGCCACCTTCGACTCAGCGACCGAATCGTTATGAACGGTCCCCGCGGCCATCGCCGCGTAGCTGTCGGCCAGCGCATCTGCCT
This genomic interval carries:
- a CDS encoding mycofactocin-coupled SDR family oxidoreductase — encoded protein: MTARGPEGPLKGKVALITGAGRGQGRAHAVRLAGDGADVIAIDICAPIASVPYALATPEDLAATVKLVEDTGARIVAAQADVRDRESLTAAVQAGIDELGRLDIVVANAGIAPMQSGDDGWRDVIDVNLTGVYNTIKAAIPTMVKQGDGGSIVLISSAAGLAGVGSPDAGSVGYAAAKHGVVGLMRIYANLLAQQMIRVNSIHPSGVETPMINNEFTREWLAKMAAATDTPGAMGNAMPVETLDAEDIANAVAWLVSDQARYITGVTLPVDAGFLNK
- a CDS encoding amino-acid N-acetyltransferase, whose product is MTERSRDSQKVVVRRARTSDVPAIKHLVDTYAGKILLEKALVTLYEAVQEFWVAELDGRVVGCGALHVFWSDLGEIRTVAVDPVVTGHGVGHAIVTRLVDAARELQLQRIFVLTFETEFFGRHGFTEIEGTPVTAEVFEEMCRSYDIGVAEFLDLSYVKPNILGNTRMLLLL
- a CDS encoding limonene-1,2-epoxide hydrolase produces the protein MTEVTGTAVANTRTVETFLNALMDADYETADASLDDNLVYENVGLPTIHGRAAAMKLFRRMDGRAGFEVKFHRIAADGATVLTERTDALILGPLRLQFWVCGVFEVHNGRITLWRDYFDFFDMTKALLRGVAALAIPSLKASF
- the pspM gene encoding phage shock envelope stress response protein PspM, yielding MAVKATQRGAWRAVLQRGLDTAADLSGFVAQKISAAADPRARLLRRRRRALRWAWIFTVGSVFWGLVTAVLAWWGWFVLLLQITGGIAVIQVIPATLLFFRYHWLKAEPLPASRPVNARRLPPPGSAARPAMYALGASERGFFSLLGVIERGAMLPADEISDLTAAANKTSAAMASTAAEVLSMERAAHHSESSRAYLVPTINAFTAQLSAGVRQYNEMVTAVAQLVSSANGDGLADAHERYRAELVEATDRLTGWAQAFDELGGLPRR
- a CDS encoding type VII secretion target — translated: MADLAVTPEHLDTLAKKQDQAATQATTAASAGSNVEVATWVTHGIISGASNVAFTRAAAARKKTADAVSKASTDLAGKLRTAKTVYGSADGEASENIDRQLLDR
- a CDS encoding FtsK/SpoIIIE family DNA translocase; this encodes MASKTAARSGTRTSRSKATSRSSGSRSARPAPARKKASRRAKRRHRSLLVAAGITGGRAMRATWLMAARGTGGAARSIGRARDIEPGHRRDGVALVLLALAVVVAASSWFDAARPIGAWVDAVLRTFIGAGVLALPAVLGAVAVVLMRTQPNPEARPRLILGASMISFSLLGLRHLWSGSPGDPELRRRAAGFIGFAIGGPLADGLTPWIAAPLLFIGAMFGLLLLTGTTIRELPEMMRALFGTPFVDELYADEDDYEYADDEAREDFSDGYYDQAAPDKEPQAWPAADKTPVVLDDPLPDETPTVPEPAIAKTRRRAVKKPDTPVVDRVVEGPYALPSMDLLVPGDPPKKRSAANTQMAEAIGEVLTQFKVDAAVTGCTRGPTVTRYEVELGPGVKVEKITALQKNIAYAVATESVRMLAPIPGKSAVGIEVPNTDREMVRLADVLTDPSTRRDHHPLIIGLGKDIEGEMISANLAKMPHLLVAGSTGSGKSSFVNSMLVSLLTRATPEEVRMILIDPKMVELTPYEGIPHLITPIITQPKKAAAALAWLVEEMEQRYQDMQASRVRHIDDFNTKVRSGAITAPLGSQREYRPYPYVVAIVDELADLMMTAPRDVEDAIVRITQKARAAGIHLVLATQRPSVDVVTGLIKTNVPSRLAFATSSLTDSRVILDQQGAEKLIGMGDALFLPMGANKTVRLQGAFITDDEIHAVVTACKDQAEPEYTEGVTTAKPTAERTDVDPDIGDDMDVFLQAVELVVSSQFGSTSMLQRKLRVGFAKAGRLMDLMETRGIVGPSEGSKAREVLVKPDELAGTLALIRGGANADGSDLPEE
- the pspA gene encoding phage shock protein PspA — translated: MANPFVKAWKYVMALFNAKIDEHADPKIQIQQAIEEAQRTHQALTQQAAQVIGNQRQLEMRLNRQLADIEKLQVNVRQALTLADQATAGGDAAKATEYTNAAEAFAAQLVTAEQSVEDLKTLHDQALGAAAQAKKAVERNAMVLQQKIAERTKLLSQLEQAKMQEQVSASLRSMSEIAAPGNTPSLDEVRDKIERRYANAVGSAELAQNSVQGRMLEVQQASVEMAGHSRLEQIRASMRGEALPTGGTPAAPGATPATPAEEQIAEKPFGQ
- a CDS encoding glycosyltransferase gives rise to the protein MRVAVVAGPDPGHAFPALALCQRFRDAGDEPTLFTGAEWIQAARDAGIAAVGLDGLTATDEDLDAGARIHRRAARMAVLNVPALRELAPDLVVSDVITAGGGMAAELLGIPWIELNPHPLYLPSKGLPPIGSGLAPGTGIRGRLRDATMRALTARSVRAGLQQREASRAEIGLPARDLGPLRRLIATLPALEVSRPDWPAEAVVVGPLHFEPTDHILEVPAGTGPVVVIAPSTALIGTEGLAEVALGCLTPGETLPAGSRLLVSRLDGPNLTVPPWAAVGLGRQDELLAHADLVICGGGHGMVAKTLLAGVPLVVVPGGGDQWEIANRVARQGSARLIRPLTAGALVEAVNDVLATPGYREAARTAASGIHRVADPVRVCHQALALVK
- the clgR gene encoding transcriptional regulator ClgR → MSPLVREVIGEVLRLARTEQGRTLREVSDTARVSLGYLSEVERGRKEASSELLNAICDALEVPLSTVLTDAGERMASEERWAQRVPNAEVSTTTIDASTKVVIPPVASLAAV
- a CDS encoding SAM-dependent methyltransferase, which translates into the protein MARNPAAQTAFGPMVLAAVEQNEPAGRRLVDDDLADLFLPAPLRWLVATTRAAPIRRLMIRGSEWAGPGLWANLACRKRFIADKITESLDDIKAVVILGAGLDTRAYLLNRQVRMPVFEVDLPVNIARKAQAVRRVLGGPPLSVRLVALDFERDDLLTALAEHGYHTDYRAFFVCEGVTQYLTEDGVRRTLDGLRAAAPGSRLVFTYVRRDFIDGTNLYSTRTLYRKVRKRQQLWHFGIEPDEVADFIAEYGWRLVEQAGPDELVARYVEPTGRKLKASQLEWSAYAEKT
- the pgsA gene encoding CDP-diacylglycerol--glycerol-3-phosphate 3-phosphatidyltransferase — protein: MSGQPQTGPVAPRVSIANLANVLTLLRLMLVPIFLLALFAGSGHETAARIVAFVVFAVACITDRLDGLLARNYGMATEFGAFVDPIADKMLIGSALVGLSMLGDLPWWVTVLILIREIGVTVLRLAVIRRGVIPASWGGKLKTFVQAVAIGLFVLPLSGPFLVAASVVMAVAIVLTLVTGIDYVASTVREVRRTGT
- a CDS encoding putative quinol monooxygenase, producing the protein MPVVVVATLTVKPESVDIVRDILTAAVEEVHEEPGCQLYSVQQSGETFVFIEQWADEEALKVHSTAPAIGKLFAAAGEHLSGAPDIKTLQPIPAGDPDKGQLRK